From a region of the Synechococcus sp. RS9916 genome:
- the psbQ gene encoding photosystem II protein PsbQ: MLSALRRLASFCLCACLCLSLVACGDAAKSAPTITPDEMAVIRRNATEFKAAQERLPELAKLVNARDWTFTRNLIHGPMQEVGRGMLYINQRLLPGDRAEANKLATSLKEGLADLDEAARLQDGARLQKAYVEVATGFANYARMIPEQALS; this comes from the coding sequence ATGCTGAGCGCCCTGCGTCGCCTCGCCTCCTTCTGTCTCTGCGCCTGCCTGTGCCTCAGCCTTGTGGCCTGTGGCGATGCGGCGAAGAGCGCTCCGACCATCACTCCCGATGAGATGGCCGTGATCCGCCGCAATGCCACCGAATTCAAGGCTGCCCAAGAGCGCCTGCCTGAGCTGGCCAAGTTGGTGAACGCCCGCGACTGGACCTTCACCCGCAACCTGATCCACGGCCCCATGCAGGAAGTGGGTCGCGGCATGCTCTACATCAACCAGCGCCTGCTCCCCGGCGACCGGGCCGAAGCCAACAAGCTGGCCACCAGCCTGAAGGAAGGTCTGGCAGACCTCGACGAAGCAGCCCGTCTCCAGGACGGTGCCCGCCTGCAGAAGGCCTATGTGGAAGTGGCCACCGGCTTCGCCAACTACGCCCGGATGATTCCCGAGCAAGCCCTGAGCTGA
- a CDS encoding FAD-binding oxidoreductase: MIGAGAIGAGTAWTLARQGHPVVLVDPELAQTPERHPKTTLTGTSASLGILMSYVFRRSSGRGWRLRRRSMELWPQWADALHTPGTPLKLHSGLVQLAASDQEASLQRHLAEQRSALGLEFLPPDTLQDAHPDWPSCRYGGLRSAKDGRVDPLLLQQALRQQLQQLNVTLEATRVEQLQRGQGGWVLQLANGNQVAAKQVVVCSALASQALLAPLGHARPMEPVLGQVLQLQLANAEHLSSQWPAVLVSHGVNLVRHGADQLWLGATLEPGTDPDAAAAERLRSLEGDAPRWLGDCKDVGRWHGLRARPSGRPAPLLEVLEPGLILATGHYRNGVLLAPATAEWVSEQIDASGHQKRMLTDP; the protein is encoded by the coding sequence ATCATCGGTGCTGGCGCCATTGGTGCCGGCACCGCCTGGACCCTGGCTCGCCAGGGTCACCCCGTGGTTCTGGTGGATCCAGAACTGGCCCAAACGCCCGAGCGACATCCCAAGACAACACTGACTGGCACGTCAGCGTCGCTTGGAATCCTCATGAGCTATGTGTTCCGCCGCTCCAGCGGCAGAGGTTGGCGGCTGCGGCGACGCAGCATGGAGCTATGGCCCCAGTGGGCTGACGCTCTGCACACGCCAGGCACGCCACTGAAGCTGCACAGCGGGTTGGTGCAGCTGGCCGCAAGTGATCAGGAAGCCAGCCTTCAGCGCCACTTGGCCGAACAACGCTCTGCTCTGGGCCTGGAATTCCTTCCGCCCGACACCCTGCAGGATGCACATCCCGACTGGCCCAGTTGCCGCTATGGAGGGCTGCGTTCAGCCAAGGATGGAAGGGTCGATCCGCTGCTGCTGCAACAGGCGCTTCGGCAGCAACTGCAACAACTGAATGTGACCCTGGAGGCCACCAGGGTTGAGCAACTCCAACGCGGCCAAGGCGGGTGGGTGCTGCAGCTCGCCAACGGCAACCAAGTGGCCGCCAAGCAGGTGGTGGTCTGCAGCGCACTGGCGAGCCAAGCCCTACTGGCCCCTTTGGGCCATGCGCGCCCGATGGAGCCGGTCCTGGGTCAGGTGCTGCAACTGCAATTGGCGAATGCCGAGCACCTGAGCAGCCAGTGGCCGGCCGTGCTAGTCAGCCATGGCGTGAATCTGGTGCGTCACGGGGCCGATCAGCTCTGGCTCGGCGCCACCCTGGAGCCAGGCACTGACCCCGATGCAGCAGCAGCAGAACGATTGCGAAGCCTGGAAGGCGATGCACCGCGTTGGCTTGGGGACTGCAAGGACGTGGGCCGTTGGCATGGTCTGAGGGCCCGGCCGAGCGGGCGACCCGCCCCACTCCTGGAGGTGCTCGAACCAGGGCTGATCCTGGCCACGGGCCACTACCGCAACGGCGTGCTGCTGGCTCCGGCGACCGCCGAGTGGGTGAGCGAACAAATCGACGCCAGTGGCCACCAGAAACGAATGCTTACCGACCCTTAA
- the pstS gene encoding phosphate ABC transporter substrate-binding protein PstS, with protein MSRSFLTRTAAAVAGLGAAVSLVSCSSGDGDKATGRLSAAGASFPAAIYQRWFQDLAPQGLNVNYQSVGSGAGVRQFTAGTVDFGASDKPMKPEAIAKVSRGVVQIPMTAGAIAVAYNNPGCELKLTQDQLAGIFLGTIKNYSELGCGDKAIKVVHRSDGSGTTYNFTKHLSAISPTWKTDVGADKSVQWPTGVGAKGNEGVAAQLSQIGGGIGYVELAYVKGDLQAAAVQNASGDQVKPTNATASEALGSIDLGPDLIGGNPNPKGGYPIVTFTWVLAYKTGNDDKTPLLKKAFDYMLSEEAQSKAPELGYVSLPPEVVTKAKAAANSIN; from the coding sequence ATGTCTCGCTCCTTTCTGACGCGTACGGCCGCCGCAGTCGCCGGCCTTGGTGCCGCCGTCAGCCTGGTCTCCTGCTCCTCTGGTGATGGCGACAAAGCGACAGGTCGCCTTTCTGCGGCTGGCGCCTCCTTCCCTGCAGCGATCTATCAGCGCTGGTTCCAGGATCTGGCACCCCAGGGCCTCAACGTCAACTACCAATCCGTGGGCTCCGGCGCAGGCGTGCGTCAATTCACCGCCGGCACCGTTGACTTCGGCGCTTCCGATAAGCCGATGAAGCCCGAGGCGATCGCCAAAGTGAGCCGCGGTGTGGTGCAGATCCCGATGACCGCGGGTGCCATCGCCGTGGCCTACAACAACCCCGGTTGTGAGCTCAAGCTCACCCAGGATCAGCTGGCTGGCATCTTCCTGGGCACGATCAAGAACTACAGCGAACTGGGCTGCGGCGACAAGGCCATCAAGGTGGTGCACCGTTCCGACGGCTCCGGCACCACCTACAACTTCACCAAGCACCTCTCCGCCATCAGCCCGACCTGGAAGACGGATGTCGGCGCCGACAAATCCGTGCAGTGGCCCACCGGCGTGGGTGCCAAGGGCAATGAAGGCGTGGCAGCCCAGCTCAGCCAGATCGGTGGCGGCATCGGCTACGTGGAACTGGCCTACGTGAAGGGTGACCTGCAAGCCGCGGCCGTGCAGAACGCCTCTGGCGACCAGGTCAAGCCCACCAACGCCACCGCCAGTGAAGCCCTGGGATCCATTGACCTCGGTCCTGATCTGATCGGCGGCAACCCCAATCCCAAGGGTGGGTACCCGATCGTCACCTTCACCTGGGTGCTGGCCTACAAAACCGGCAACGACGACAAGACCCCTCTGCTGAAGAAGGCGTTCGACTACATGCTGTCCGAGGAAGCTCAGTCGAAAGCCCCAGAGCTGGGCTATGTCTCCCTTCCCCCAGAAGTGGTGACCAAAGCCAAGGCGGCTGCCAACTCGATCAACTGA
- the dnaK gene encoding molecular chaperone DnaK: MGKVVGIDLGTTNSCVSVMEGGKPTVIANAEGFRTTPSVVAYTKNQDQLVGQIAKRQAVMNPDNTFYSVKRFIGRRVDEVNEESKEVSYGVEKAGANVKVKCPVLEKQFAPEEVSAQVLRKLAEDAGKYLGESITQAVITVPAYFNDSQRQATKDAGKIAGLEVLRIINEPTAAALAYGLDKKSNERILVFDLGGGTFDVSVLEVGDGVFEVLSTAGDTHLGGDDFDKVIVDHLADTFKSNEGIDLRQDKQALQRLTEAAEKAKVELSNATQSEINLPFITATPEGPKHLDLTLTRAKFEELASKLIDRCATPVEQALKDAKLSSSELDEIVMVGGSTRIPAVLELVKRITGKDPNQTVNPDEVVAVGAAIQGGVLAGEVKDILLLDVTPLSLGVETLGGVMTKMINRNTTVPTKKSETYSTAVDGQTNVEIHVLQGEREMASDNKSLGTFRLDGIPPAPRGVPQIEVTFDIDANGILSVTAKDKGSGKEQSISITGASTLSENEVEKMVKDAEANASADKEKRERIDVKNQAETLVYQAEKQLGELGDKVDADAKAKVEDKRVKLKEAVEKDDFEAMKAQLEELQQELYALGASVYQQAGADAAAPGADAGAAGGNGAAGGADDVIDAEFTESK, from the coding sequence ATGGGCAAGGTTGTAGGCATTGACCTCGGCACCACGAACAGCTGCGTTTCCGTGATGGAAGGTGGCAAGCCCACCGTGATCGCCAACGCAGAAGGATTCCGCACCACCCCCTCGGTGGTTGCTTACACCAAGAACCAGGATCAGCTGGTCGGTCAGATCGCCAAGCGTCAGGCGGTTATGAATCCCGACAACACTTTTTATTCCGTCAAGCGTTTCATCGGTCGCCGCGTCGATGAGGTGAACGAAGAGTCGAAGGAAGTGAGCTATGGCGTCGAGAAGGCCGGCGCCAACGTGAAGGTGAAGTGCCCGGTCCTCGAGAAGCAGTTCGCGCCCGAAGAAGTCAGCGCCCAGGTGCTGCGCAAGCTGGCTGAGGACGCCGGCAAATACCTCGGTGAGAGCATCACCCAGGCGGTGATCACTGTTCCCGCTTATTTCAACGACTCCCAGCGTCAGGCCACCAAGGACGCCGGCAAGATCGCCGGTCTGGAAGTGCTGCGCATCATCAACGAGCCCACCGCCGCGGCTCTGGCCTACGGCCTCGACAAGAAGAGCAACGAGCGCATCCTGGTTTTTGACCTGGGCGGCGGCACCTTCGACGTGTCCGTCCTGGAAGTGGGTGACGGCGTGTTCGAGGTGCTCTCGACCGCTGGTGACACCCACCTCGGTGGTGACGATTTCGACAAGGTGATCGTGGATCACCTGGCTGACACTTTCAAGTCGAACGAAGGAATCGATCTGCGTCAGGACAAGCAGGCCCTGCAGCGCCTCACCGAGGCGGCTGAAAAAGCCAAGGTTGAGCTCTCCAACGCCACCCAGAGTGAAATCAATCTGCCGTTCATCACGGCAACTCCTGAAGGTCCGAAGCACCTCGACCTCACCCTCACCCGCGCCAAGTTCGAAGAGCTGGCTTCCAAGCTGATCGACCGTTGCGCCACCCCTGTGGAGCAGGCGCTCAAGGACGCCAAGCTGTCCTCCTCCGAGCTCGACGAGATCGTGATGGTGGGTGGTTCCACCCGCATCCCCGCGGTGCTCGAGCTGGTGAAGCGCATCACCGGTAAAGATCCCAACCAGACCGTGAACCCCGATGAAGTGGTGGCCGTGGGTGCTGCCATTCAGGGCGGTGTGCTCGCCGGTGAGGTCAAGGACATCCTTCTGCTGGACGTCACTCCCCTCTCCCTGGGTGTGGAAACCCTCGGCGGTGTGATGACCAAGATGATCAACCGCAACACCACGGTTCCCACCAAGAAGTCGGAGACCTATTCCACCGCCGTGGATGGTCAGACCAACGTGGAAATCCACGTGCTCCAGGGCGAGCGCGAGATGGCATCCGACAACAAGTCGCTCGGAACCTTCCGTCTCGATGGCATTCCCCCTGCTCCCCGTGGCGTGCCCCAGATCGAAGTGACCTTCGACATCGACGCCAACGGCATCCTCAGCGTCACCGCCAAGGACAAGGGCAGCGGCAAGGAGCAGAGCATCTCGATCACCGGTGCTTCGACCCTCAGTGAGAACGAGGTGGAGAAGATGGTGAAGGATGCCGAAGCCAACGCCAGCGCTGACAAGGAGAAGCGCGAGCGGATCGACGTCAAGAACCAGGCTGAAACCCTCGTCTACCAGGCCGAGAAGCAGCTGGGTGAGTTGGGCGACAAGGTCGATGCCGACGCCAAGGCCAAGGTGGAAGACAAGCGCGTCAAGCTCAAGGAAGCCGTTGAGAAGGACGACTTCGAGGCGATGAAGGCCCAGTTGGAGGAACTCCAGCAGGAGCTTTATGCCCTGGGTGCGTCCGTCTATCAGCAGGCCGGTGCTGACGCTGCTGCCCCTGGTGCTGATGCTGGTGCCGCCGGTGGCAATGGTGCTGCAGGTGGCGCCGACGACGTGATCGACGCTGAATTCACTGAGTCGAAGTGA
- a CDS encoding shikimate dehydrogenase — MTRPGTIGASTALVGLLGDPVHHSLSPAMHNAALQAMGLDWVFLALPTPAEQLATVIQGLHAVKCRGLNVTIPHKQSVAGLCRELSPLAERLGAVNVLVPQSDGGWFGTNTDVEGFYRPLKEAEPDWSQRSALVLGCGGSARAVVAGLTELGCSRIQIAGRRQPVLDEVIAACGNWSPQLEPLLWSSDAALQDALDQCDVVVNTTPVGMASPTDPSAALASPLSDSLVNRLKPGSWVYDIIYTPRPTQLLKLAEAQGCRTLDGLEMLVQQGAAALRLWTGQDDVPVAAMRDAALQRLAA; from the coding sequence ATGACCCGCCCAGGAACAATCGGCGCCAGCACTGCGCTGGTGGGCCTTCTTGGCGATCCGGTGCACCACTCGCTCTCGCCGGCGATGCACAACGCTGCCCTCCAGGCCATGGGGTTGGACTGGGTGTTTCTGGCCCTTCCCACGCCTGCAGAGCAACTGGCCACCGTGATCCAAGGCCTGCACGCCGTGAAGTGCCGGGGCCTCAACGTGACCATCCCTCACAAGCAGAGCGTGGCCGGGCTGTGCCGGGAGCTCAGTCCTTTGGCGGAGCGGCTGGGGGCGGTCAACGTGCTGGTGCCCCAGAGCGATGGGGGCTGGTTTGGCACCAACACCGACGTGGAGGGTTTCTACCGTCCGCTGAAGGAGGCGGAACCGGACTGGAGCCAACGCAGCGCCCTCGTGTTGGGCTGTGGAGGCAGCGCACGCGCCGTGGTGGCTGGCCTGACTGAACTGGGTTGCTCGCGGATTCAGATCGCCGGACGCCGACAACCGGTTTTGGATGAAGTGATCGCAGCCTGCGGCAACTGGTCACCCCAACTGGAACCATTGCTCTGGAGCAGTGACGCCGCGCTGCAGGACGCCCTCGATCAGTGCGATGTGGTGGTGAACACCACGCCCGTGGGCATGGCCTCCCCCACCGACCCAAGCGCAGCGTTGGCCAGTCCCCTCAGCGACAGCCTGGTCAACCGCCTGAAGCCCGGATCCTGGGTGTACGACATCATCTACACCCCAAGACCGACCCAACTGCTGAAGCTGGCCGAAGCGCAGGGCTGCCGCACCCTTGACGGGCTGGAAATGCTGGTGCAGCAGGGTGCCGCTGCACTTCGCCTGTGGACGGGCCAAGACGACGTACCGGTTGCGGCCATGCGAGATGCCGCCCTCCAGCGACTCGCCGCCTAG
- a CDS encoding Tic20 family protein: protein MPIPVWQRLLAVLVYLLPLSDALPFGQALVAQYPALGLLLLPAVPVAILQRSFSFGPLALGGLLLFFVLFLAVVRNPNVPYFLRFNTLQALLVDIVVILIGYLYAPLSMSLGGLVMRTLGSTVLLGVLAVVLFALIECLRGREPDLPGLSQAVRMQLY from the coding sequence ATGCCCATCCCTGTGTGGCAGCGCCTGCTGGCGGTGTTGGTGTATCTGCTGCCGCTCAGCGATGCCCTGCCCTTCGGCCAGGCTCTGGTGGCGCAATATCCGGCGCTGGGCCTGCTGCTTCTGCCCGCAGTCCCCGTGGCGATCCTGCAGCGCAGCTTCAGTTTCGGCCCCCTTGCCCTGGGCGGGCTGTTGCTGTTTTTCGTGCTGTTCCTCGCGGTGGTGCGCAATCCCAACGTTCCTTACTTCCTGCGCTTCAACACCCTCCAGGCGCTGCTGGTGGACATCGTGGTGATCCTGATCGGCTACCTGTATGCGCCGCTGAGCATGAGCCTTGGAGGCTTGGTGATGCGCACGTTGGGCAGCACGGTGCTGCTGGGGGTGCTAGCGGTGGTGCTCTTCGCCCTGATCGAGTGCCTGCGGGGCCGCGAGCCGGATCTGCCCGGCCTGAGCCAAGCCGTACGCATGCAGCTCTACTGA
- the rpsF gene encoding 30S ribosomal protein S6 — translation MTQTPYYETMYILRPDIPEEEVESHLTKYRDILVEAGAEVLDNQMRGKRRLAYAINKNKEGIYVQLSHNGDGQQVAVLEKAMRLSEDVIHYLTVKQDGPLPEPRVMPGTAAPAQEEQPAGASA, via the coding sequence ATGACCCAGACGCCTTACTACGAGACCATGTACATCCTCCGTCCGGACATCCCGGAAGAGGAGGTTGAGTCCCATCTCACCAAGTACCGCGACATCCTCGTTGAGGCTGGTGCCGAAGTGCTCGATAACCAGATGCGCGGCAAGCGTCGCCTGGCTTATGCGATCAACAAGAATAAGGAAGGCATCTACGTGCAGCTGAGCCACAACGGCGACGGCCAGCAGGTGGCCGTGCTGGAGAAGGCCATGCGTCTCAGCGAAGACGTCATCCACTACCTGACCGTGAAGCAGGACGGTCCTCTGCCCGAGCCCCGCGTGATGCCTGGCACCGCAGCTCCTGCCCAGGAAGAGCAGCCTGCAGGCGCCTCTGCCTGA
- a CDS encoding argininosuccinate synthase yields the protein MGRAKKVVLAYSGGVDTSVCIPYLKQEWGVEEVITFAADLGQGDELEPIRLKALEAGASQSLVGDLIEPFIQEFAFPAIRANALYEGRYPLSTALARPLIARRLVEVAREVGADAVAHGCTGKGNDQVRFDVAIAALAPDLKVLTPAREWGMSREETIAYGERCGIPAPVSKKSPYSIDLNLLGRSIEAGPLEDPMVAPPEEVFAMTRSVADTPDASEEIEISFEGGNPVAINGQRLDPVALIREANRLAGTHGIGRLDMIENRVVGIKSREIYETPGLLLLIQAHQELESLTLAADVLRSKRQLEMQWADLVYQGLWFGPLKDALDGFMDRTQVHVNGVVRLRLHKGTATVIGRASAESSLYVPAMASYGSEDQFDHRAAEGFIYVWGLPTRLWAATHRG from the coding sequence ATGGGCCGTGCGAAGAAGGTCGTGCTCGCCTATTCCGGTGGAGTGGATACGAGTGTCTGCATTCCTTATCTGAAGCAGGAATGGGGCGTCGAGGAGGTGATTACCTTCGCTGCAGACCTCGGCCAGGGCGATGAGCTCGAGCCCATCCGTCTGAAGGCTCTGGAGGCTGGTGCGAGCCAGTCGCTGGTCGGCGATCTGATTGAGCCCTTCATTCAGGAGTTCGCGTTCCCTGCGATTCGGGCCAATGCTCTGTACGAAGGGCGTTATCCCCTGTCGACAGCCCTGGCTCGTCCCTTGATTGCCCGTCGATTGGTGGAGGTGGCCCGCGAGGTGGGTGCTGATGCCGTTGCCCATGGCTGCACTGGTAAGGGCAACGACCAGGTGCGTTTTGATGTGGCGATCGCGGCACTCGCCCCTGACCTCAAGGTGCTGACCCCAGCCCGGGAGTGGGGCATGAGCCGTGAGGAGACGATCGCTTACGGCGAGCGTTGTGGCATTCCCGCGCCGGTCAGCAAGAAATCTCCTTATTCCATCGATTTGAACCTGCTGGGCCGCAGCATCGAGGCCGGCCCCCTGGAAGATCCCATGGTGGCGCCGCCGGAAGAGGTGTTTGCCATGACCCGCTCGGTGGCTGACACTCCCGATGCTTCGGAAGAGATTGAAATCAGCTTCGAGGGCGGTAATCCCGTTGCCATCAATGGTCAGCGTCTAGACCCTGTTGCTCTGATCCGTGAGGCCAATCGTCTGGCGGGAACCCACGGCATTGGCCGTCTCGACATGATCGAGAACCGTGTGGTGGGGATCAAGAGCCGCGAGATTTACGAAACCCCAGGCCTGTTGCTGCTGATTCAGGCGCACCAGGAGCTGGAGAGCCTCACGCTTGCCGCTGATGTGCTGCGCAGTAAGCGTCAGTTGGAGATGCAATGGGCTGACCTGGTGTATCAGGGCCTCTGGTTCGGTCCGCTCAAGGACGCTCTCGACGGCTTCATGGACCGCACCCAGGTGCACGTCAACGGTGTTGTCCGTCTGCGTCTGCACAAGGGCACAGCCACCGTCATCGGTCGCGCATCAGCCGAGAGCAGCCTGTACGTGCCGGCCATGGCGTCCTATGGCAGCGAGGATCAGTTTGATCACCGTGCGGCTGAGGGCTTCATCTACGTCTGGGGATTGCCCACCCGTCTCTGGGCTGCAACCCACCGCGGCTGA
- a CDS encoding DUF3134 family protein yields MSSALDSINPALTRYGRKEPAPVLPLREEPDLLSWLETSGRLVEDEESSSSDVSTVEEEELSALMGEKEDYNKDDEQEEGWEE; encoded by the coding sequence ATGAGCAGCGCACTTGACAGCATCAACCCCGCCCTGACGCGCTATGGGCGCAAGGAGCCGGCACCGGTGCTGCCGTTGCGTGAGGAGCCCGATCTTCTGAGCTGGCTGGAAACCAGTGGCCGCCTGGTGGAAGACGAGGAATCCTCCTCCAGCGATGTCAGCACCGTGGAAGAAGAGGAGCTGTCAGCACTGATGGGCGAAAAAGAGGATTACAACAAAGACGACGAACAGGAAGAAGGCTGGGAGGAGTGA
- the mraY gene encoding phospho-N-acetylmuramoyl-pentapeptide-transferase, which translates to MDGRFPAAVLAFVVFASAFAYDQQVHGSLLSLPLLITTLLAAVSAWLGIPQLRSLKMGQVIREDGPQAHLSKAGTPTMGGLLVVPIGVIVGALVSVQDGNAERLLAVAAITLAFMLIGGIDDWRSLTRQTNTGLTPRGKLMLQAGAAAIFLAVAGWQGWISSTIALPMGLELPLGWLIWPLGLFVFLAESNATNLTDGLDGLAAGCGALVFSGMGLQLMLRGNSGDPALAGFCMAMAGAWIGFLIHNRNPARVFMGDTGSLAMGAALTAVALLSNSLWPLLVMGGVFLAESLSVIIQVWVFKATKGPDGVGRRVFRMAPLHHHFELGGAAEQQVVRAFWLVTFVLVIGGIVLRPNG; encoded by the coding sequence ATGGACGGTCGGTTTCCGGCAGCAGTGCTCGCCTTTGTCGTTTTTGCATCCGCATTTGCATACGACCAGCAGGTGCACGGCAGCCTGCTCAGCCTGCCGTTGCTGATCACCACGCTGTTGGCCGCTGTGAGCGCCTGGCTGGGGATCCCTCAGCTGCGTTCCCTGAAGATGGGCCAGGTGATCCGGGAAGACGGACCCCAGGCTCACTTGAGCAAAGCCGGCACCCCCACCATGGGCGGTCTGCTGGTGGTGCCGATTGGCGTCATCGTCGGTGCTCTGGTGAGCGTGCAAGACGGCAATGCTGAACGCTTACTGGCCGTCGCCGCCATCACCCTCGCCTTCATGCTGATTGGCGGCATCGATGACTGGCGCAGCCTCACCCGCCAGACCAACACCGGCCTCACACCACGGGGCAAATTAATGCTCCAGGCAGGCGCAGCAGCAATCTTTCTGGCTGTTGCCGGTTGGCAGGGTTGGATCAGCTCCACCATCGCCCTACCCATGGGCCTCGAACTTCCCCTGGGCTGGCTGATCTGGCCCCTGGGTCTGTTTGTGTTTCTGGCCGAGAGCAACGCCACCAACCTCACCGACGGGCTCGATGGCCTAGCAGCAGGTTGTGGTGCCCTTGTATTTAGCGGCATGGGACTGCAACTGATGCTGCGGGGCAACAGTGGCGATCCAGCCCTGGCAGGGTTCTGCATGGCGATGGCCGGTGCCTGGATCGGCTTCCTCATCCACAACCGCAACCCTGCTCGGGTGTTCATGGGGGACACAGGGTCCCTGGCCATGGGTGCCGCCCTCACGGCCGTCGCACTGCTGAGCAACAGCCTCTGGCCGCTACTGGTGATGGGCGGTGTCTTCCTAGCGGAATCCCTCTCCGTGATCATCCAGGTGTGGGTGTTCAAAGCCACGAAAGGCCCCGATGGTGTGGGCCGGCGAGTGTTCCGCATGGCACCGCTCCACCATCACTTCGAACTGGGTGGCGCAGCGGAACAACAGGTGGTGCGGGCGTTCTGGCTGGTGACTTTCGTTCTCGTGATTGGCGGCATCGTGCTACGACCCAACGGCTGA
- a CDS encoding CDP-glycerol glycerophosphotransferase family protein codes for MDNQIIFYAFSSQSWDSYFPIITELIKQQPESEQWMGVYAPCNQYDFRNESSKQIFDRLKQNFKHPRETKKKNSKQFRYLLITTHIPEPIHGLEDGLYIHVHHGSAFGSFTQDYVLSCYQASNIYCGISTAEEKFITEILGSESSKNKKFIATGCPKNDIFSDYIFSSQQRRVEIKQEVKNALGIDNRKAIVFLASHWTERGTLRRFGTSLIHVLSTLGDQVQIIQGAHPNLWTNHVSTQTSTWLYEALCHERDKGTALLSLGISDAMALVAADVVVGDISSIAIEAALLEKPILLNIDESSFCNKQTYEIYKDMSVQFEGADDLLQKFIHGVTFPKERELAFRKAKEMFGFNLGHASSKVASIILEAKNQCD; via the coding sequence ATGGACAATCAGATTATTTTTTATGCCTTTAGTTCGCAAAGCTGGGATTCCTATTTTCCCATCATCACAGAACTAATCAAACAACAACCAGAGTCTGAGCAGTGGATGGGCGTCTACGCGCCTTGCAACCAATACGACTTCAGAAACGAATCATCGAAGCAAATATTTGACCGCTTAAAGCAGAATTTCAAACATCCGCGCGAAACAAAAAAGAAAAATTCAAAGCAATTCAGATATCTACTTATAACGACACACATTCCAGAGCCGATCCACGGCCTTGAGGATGGCCTCTACATCCACGTGCATCATGGCTCAGCTTTTGGAAGCTTTACTCAAGACTATGTCTTATCGTGCTATCAAGCCTCCAACATTTATTGCGGAATATCAACCGCTGAAGAAAAATTCATAACAGAAATTCTCGGAAGTGAATCAAGCAAAAATAAAAAATTCATTGCCACTGGTTGTCCAAAAAACGATATCTTTTCAGACTATATCTTCAGCTCACAACAGAGAAGAGTAGAAATCAAACAAGAAGTCAAGAATGCGCTGGGCATTGACAACAGAAAAGCAATTGTTTTTCTTGCCTCCCACTGGACAGAACGCGGCACTCTCAGACGATTTGGAACAAGCTTGATTCATGTTCTCTCCACCCTTGGAGATCAAGTTCAGATCATCCAAGGGGCACATCCAAATTTGTGGACCAATCACGTCAGCACCCAAACCTCAACCTGGCTTTACGAAGCTCTATGCCATGAACGAGACAAGGGAACGGCCTTGCTCAGCCTGGGAATCAGTGATGCCATGGCTCTTGTCGCTGCTGATGTGGTCGTCGGCGACATCAGCTCGATTGCAATCGAAGCTGCATTGCTCGAAAAGCCAATTTTATTAAATATAGATGAAAGCTCGTTTTGTAATAAGCAAACATATGAAATCTACAAAGACATGAGTGTTCAATTCGAGGGAGCAGACGACCTGCTCCAGAAGTTCATCCATGGCGTTACTTTCCCCAAAGAAAGAGAGCTTGCCTTTCGCAAAGCGAAGGAGATGTTTGGCTTCAATCTCGGTCATGCATCAAGCAAAGTCGCTTCGATCATTCTTGAAGCAAAAAATCAATGTGACTAA